From Lujinxingia vulgaris, a single genomic window includes:
- a CDS encoding glutamate--cysteine ligase, with translation MSRDQNINTSPIVDREQLLDFFRAGEKDRRHRGVGTEHEKFVLRASDQKMASYEEQGGIGDLLQRLVQEHGWEATALDRGHLVALVRDGAAITLEPGGQFELSGAIFKTVFDTATEIDTHFREVKAAGGDALKFACWGLNPTYDLDQIPWMPKARYGIMRDYLPTRGDLAHWMMKGTCTIQANFDYVSEDDAADIIRTSVLASPVVGALFANSPVRLGKPTGKQSFRNHIWTRTDPDRSGVPAFMYRNDWGYSEYLEYLLDVPMFFVRREEGYINLAGYSFRDFVDGKHPDYDPVLGDFELHASTLFPEVRLKQYIEVRSADGGPRDFIVALPALWKGLLYHEASRKDVVSLFEPFDEANHRALYAQAIDGGIHAESAYGPVLELARELVAIATRGLDALAAEYGHASEAVFLKPLVEIVESRRSLADRFAEDFEHTGGDLAKLLERHAI, from the coding sequence ATGTCCCGCGACCAGAACATCAACACTTCGCCCATCGTCGATCGCGAGCAACTTCTGGACTTCTTCCGCGCCGGAGAAAAAGACCGACGCCACCGCGGCGTGGGCACCGAGCATGAGAAATTCGTGCTGCGCGCCTCCGACCAGAAGATGGCCTCCTACGAGGAGCAAGGCGGCATCGGCGATCTATTGCAGCGCCTGGTGCAAGAGCACGGCTGGGAGGCCACCGCGCTGGACCGCGGCCACCTGGTGGCGCTGGTACGCGACGGGGCGGCGATCACGCTGGAGCCCGGCGGGCAGTTCGAGCTGAGCGGAGCGATCTTTAAGACCGTCTTTGATACCGCCACCGAGATCGACACCCACTTCCGCGAAGTGAAAGCGGCCGGCGGCGACGCCCTCAAATTTGCCTGCTGGGGACTCAACCCCACCTACGACCTCGACCAGATCCCCTGGATGCCCAAGGCCCGCTACGGGATCATGCGCGATTATCTGCCCACCCGCGGCGACCTTGCCCACTGGATGATGAAGGGCACCTGCACCATCCAGGCGAACTTCGACTATGTCAGCGAAGACGACGCCGCCGACATCATTCGTACCTCCGTGCTCGCAAGCCCGGTGGTCGGCGCGCTCTTTGCCAACAGCCCGGTGCGCCTGGGCAAGCCCACCGGCAAGCAGTCCTTCCGCAACCACATCTGGACGCGCACCGACCCCGATCGCAGCGGTGTGCCGGCCTTTATGTACCGAAACGACTGGGGCTACAGCGAGTATCTGGAGTACCTGCTCGACGTCCCGATGTTCTTTGTGCGCCGCGAGGAGGGCTACATCAACCTGGCCGGCTACTCCTTCCGCGACTTCGTCGACGGCAAGCACCCCGACTACGATCCGGTGCTCGGCGACTTTGAGCTGCACGCCTCCACACTCTTCCCCGAGGTTCGCCTCAAGCAATACATCGAGGTGCGCAGCGCCGACGGCGGCCCGCGCGACTTCATCGTGGCGCTGCCCGCGTTGTGGAAAGGGCTGCTTTACCACGAGGCCAGCCGCAAAGATGTCGTCTCGCTCTTTGAGCCCTTTGATGAGGCGAACCACCGCGCGCTCTACGCCCAGGCCATCGACGGCGGCATTCACGCCGAGAGCGCCTACGGGCCGGTGCTGGAGCTCGCCCGCGAACTTGTGGCCATCGCCACGCGCGGGCTCGATGCCCTGGCCGCCGAATACGGCCATGCGAGTGAGGCGGTCTTCCTCAAGCCCCTGGTCGAGATTGTGGAGAGTCGCCGCAGCCTGGCCGACCGCTTTGCCGAGGATTTCGAGCACACCGGCGGCGACCTGGCAAAGCTGCTTGAGCGCCACGCGATCTAA